In one Apteryx mantelli isolate bAptMan1 chromosome 9, bAptMan1.hap1, whole genome shotgun sequence genomic region, the following are encoded:
- the LOC106496173 gene encoding G-protein coupled receptor 55-like — translation MIFFSSSTRGDMNDTHAQSNISATVELFQLIMYTPTFTLGLLFNVMALSFLFFKVKKLTESTVYMVALIFLDTLLLFTLPFKIISYNLQNNWNLGSVFCSVLESLYFVNMYGSILISLCICIDRYIAIRHPFVAPALRSTKKATMVCAIICLGTSAGTVSTLQLHGQDHNFSSCFHNFSKSTWENKGLFSTLETAFFCSMATMTFCTIQTVRCLRKCKKPDNPQIHTNRAEKIVVANLLTFLVCFTPYHVAFLLYFLVKNNVIHNSFQQTLRAILQVTLCWANLNCCLDGVCYYFVLKESLEGSLKNSPKTAKRRL, via the coding sequence atgattttcttctcttccagtACCCGTGGAGATATGAATGATACCCACGCTCAGAGCAATATCAGCGCTACGGTGGAACTGTTCCAGCTAATCATGTATACTCCCACCTTTACTCTGGGATTGCTGTTCAATGTGATGGCTTTGTCGTTCCTGTTTTTTAAGGTTAAAAAGCTCACGGAATCCACAGTCTACATGGTAGCCCTTATTTTCCTGGATACTTTGCTGCTGTTTActcttccttttaaaatcatttcctaTAACCTTCAGAACAATTGGAACTTGGGATCCGTGTTTTGCTCAGTCTTGGAAAGTCTTTACTTTGTAAACATGTATGGCAGCATCCTCATCTCCCTCTGCATCTGCATAGACCGGTACATTGCTATCCGGCACCCTTTTGTGGCTCCTGCCCTGAGATCCACCAAGAAAGCCACTATGGTCTGTGCCATCATCTGCCTGGGCACCTCGGCCGGGACTGTCTCTACCCTCCAACTGCACGGACAGGACCACAACTTCTCATCCTGCTTCCATAACTTCTCCAAAAGTACATGGGAAAACAAAGGATTGTTTAGCACCTTGGAGACTGCCTTCTTTTGCAGCATGGCAACGATGACCTTCTGCACCATCCAGACCGTCAGATGTTTGAGAAAGTGCAAAAAACCCGACAACCCCCAAATACACACCAacagagcggagaagatagtggTGGCAAATCTCCTCACATTTTTGGTCTGTTTCACTCCTTACCACGTGGCATTCCTCTTGTATTTTTTGGTAAAGAATAATGTCATTCACAACAGTTTTCAGCAAACCCTACGAGCCATCCTTCAGGTCACGCTTTGCTGGGCAAACCTGAACTGTTGTCTGGATGGGGTCTGTTATTATTTTGTCTTAAAGGAGTCTTTGGAAGGCTCATTGAAAAACAGTCCAAAAACAGCCAAGCGAAGGCTTTGA